The following coding sequences are from one Dreissena polymorpha isolate Duluth1 chromosome 8, UMN_Dpol_1.0, whole genome shotgun sequence window:
- the LOC127841575 gene encoding uncharacterized protein LOC127841575: MVISQFADDSGTWLKGSNMLRLQKRAKAGLDSIWKWSIEWGFKIYPTKTVGVLFGDQIQHSLDLNLGGTKIIFEKGVTFLGMYLDKQLTLNHHFKYLAERCERDLNLMRMLRGTGFGSDKNSLLTLYKSLTCPKLDYGAQIYACAKPNALKMVDAIQLKAFSIALRALNCTPGALLEEEAGMLPLDLRRKQQSLNFWARAKSRHGSNPVNKHVGTGTFIKGKILKRKHVALPFGASIRTLVEDAGLDKVPVADLRPSKTPPPPPPPPPPPPRTLGPIDDELSLSNKITKTDLPQLIKSEALSLIDNKYAEHLKIYTEGSKCPNSGLVANSFVIPSKNITKTHRLSNNLSIFSAELLSIKYTLCWILVNKPTKTAILSDSMSSLESLKNRNSRSRPDILTSILELHQQCLDKSLKVTLVWCPSHVNISGNEQADKGAKEGLLRGAVDAGEPLAPTEIYSLAKKFVVGQWNLRTHNLAFSRHTFIRPMKTLGPPDRYSASIVLDRAITHLRMARWGGKVYPRCRPCMS, encoded by the coding sequence atggttattTCCCAGTTTGCCGACGAttcaggcacttggttaaaggggtctaacatgttacgcctgcagaAGAGGGCTAAAGCAGGCTTggactccatatggaaatggtctattgaatggggattcaaaatttatccaaccaaaacagtaggagtattATTTGGCGACCAaattcagcactctttggacttaaatttaggtggcaccaaaattatttttgaaaaagggGTGAcatttctaggtatgtacctagataaacagttaacccTTAatcaccacttcaaatatttagcagaaaggtgcgaaagggacctaaacttaatgagaatgttaagaggcacaggtttcggatcagataaaaatagcctcttaactctCTATAAGTCCCTTACatgtccaaagctagattatggtgcccagatctatgcatgtgcaaagccaaacgccctaaaaatggttgatgccattcaacttAAGGCCTTTAGTATAGCTCTGAGggccctaaactgtacaccgggtgcactgcttgAAGAGGAGGCCGGTATGCTACCCCTTGACTTGCGCCGTAAACAGCAGTCCCTTAACTTCTGGGCcagggctaagtctcggcatggcTCAAACCCTGTAAACAAAcatgtcgggactggcaccttcatcaaggggaaaatacttaagcgtaagcatgtcgccctaccatttggtgcgagtattaggacccttgTTGAAGATGCCGGCCTCgacaaggtacctgtagcagacctgaggccctccaagacccccccccccccccccccccccccccccccccccccccggacgcttggacccattgatgatgaactatcactctctaataaaataacgaaaactgacttgccacaactcatcaagtcagaagctctctcacTCATAGATAATaagtatgctgagcatctaaaaatctatacagaaggctccaaatgccctaactctggtttggtagccaactcttttgtaattccttcaaaaaatattaccaaaacgcacaggctcagcaacaatctctctattttctCAGCAGAACTTTTGTCAATTAAATACActttgtgctggatattggtcaataaacctactaaaactgctattttatcagactcaatgtcatctcttgagtctttaaaaaacagaaatagcagatctaggcctgatattttaactagcattttggaacttcatcaacagtgcctagataaatctttaaaggtcacattagtatggtgtccatcACATGTCAATatcagtgggaatgaacaggcTGACAAGGGGGCcaaggagggcctcttgaggggggccgtagatgctggggaacccctggcgcctactgagatctactccctggcAAAGAAATTTGTTGTGGgtcagtggaatctccggactCACAATTTGGCTTTCTCTCGACATACTTTTATCAGACCCATGAAAACCCTcgggccgcctgacagatactcagcaagcattgtgcttgacagagccatcacgcacCTGAGGATGGCGCGGTGGGGCGGGAAAGTATATCCTCGgtgtagaccctgcatgtcctag